Proteins encoded within one genomic window of Companilactobacillus zhachilii:
- a CDS encoding MFS transporter: protein MDKFKRQIYLATSASLISGFGNGMFSFAIDLYVLRESSSPLWFAGTQIISPLIAFFLSHQVGDLIDKYPHKKILSLAYISEIVVVLCYFFLLQLKVVMTIKFLMTLIVLVFLNIFNLVEQSSYQASVINLVPKNRIQKLNSMQRLAASCSQIFSPALGASIYSLLGMHNMISIRIVTVLMSLVLISMIDFHAAINNEADVKEKVTEHNNLKIREILKGNRVLLYTIIMSIGVNIFLAISNIALPFLMVHILKFTNSQYGLQQTMVGVVSILAGTFLSLIKSISKPVRVSMLAMINISISLVIFGITGIVNISHLFSLIVFLTVSIIMGASLVSMEIPMSTYMQASVPKNIQGKVFSFVFGASQIAMPIGTIIGTVFVYSPFVLLIISGVLMAVFVSLNYLKNGRAVV, encoded by the coding sequence ATGGATAAGTTTAAGAGACAAATATATTTAGCTACATCGGCATCCCTTATCTCAGGTTTTGGTAATGGGATGTTCTCCTTTGCCATTGATTTGTATGTTTTAAGAGAATCCTCATCGCCATTATGGTTTGCTGGAACTCAAATAATTTCACCATTGATCGCCTTTTTTCTTTCTCATCAAGTGGGAGATTTGATAGATAAATACCCACACAAAAAGATACTTAGTTTGGCGTATATTTCAGAAATTGTTGTAGTATTATGTTATTTCTTCCTCTTACAGCTTAAGGTAGTCATGACAATAAAGTTTCTAATGACCTTGATTGTATTGGTGTTCCTTAATATATTTAATTTAGTTGAACAATCATCATATCAAGCATCGGTTATTAACTTAGTTCCAAAAAATCGCATACAAAAATTGAATTCCATGCAACGTTTAGCAGCGTCATGTTCACAAATTTTTTCGCCAGCACTCGGAGCTTCGATATATTCTTTATTAGGAATGCACAATATGATTTCCATTAGAATAGTGACAGTTTTAATGTCATTGGTTTTGATTTCAATGATTGATTTTCACGCAGCAATAAATAACGAAGCAGATGTAAAAGAGAAAGTAACAGAGCATAATAATCTAAAAATCCGTGAAATATTAAAGGGCAATCGAGTATTGTTATACACTATTATCATGTCCATCGGCGTTAATATCTTTTTGGCAATATCTAATATTGCTTTACCATTCTTAATGGTACACATTTTGAAATTTACGAATAGTCAATATGGATTGCAACAAACAATGGTCGGAGTCGTATCTATTTTGGCAGGGACTTTTCTTTCATTAATAAAGAGCATATCCAAACCAGTCCGAGTAAGTATGTTAGCGATGATTAACATATCTATCTCTTTGGTAATCTTTGGCATAACAGGAATCGTGAATATTTCCCATTTGTTTAGTTTGATAGTGTTCCTAACAGTTTCGATAATTATGGGAGCATCCTTAGTTTCTATGGAAATACCGATGAGTACATATATGCAGGCCTCAGTTCCAAAGAATATCCAAGGAAAAGTTTTTTCGTTTGTCTTTGGAGCGTCACAAATTGCAATGCCAATCGGAACAATAATTGGTACCGTGTTTGTATATAGTCCATTTGTTTTGTTAATTATTAGCGGAGTACTTATGGCTGTTTTTGTGTCACTTAATTATTTGAAAAATGGTCGAGCGGTTGTTTAA
- a CDS encoding nuclear transport factor 2 family protein has product MSEQTLPEAINNFVNYTNTADSENFVQTFTTDAILNDWGTEYEGHEGIASWNQTDNIGKKSQFEVVNAKKESNNTWIVNLKVTGNGFNGVSPFKMVVKDNLLQSVQILPD; this is encoded by the coding sequence ATGAGCGAACAAACATTACCAGAAGCAATCAATAATTTCGTAAATTACACCAATACAGCCGATTCAGAAAACTTCGTCCAAACATTTACCACTGATGCAATCTTGAATGATTGGGGAACAGAGTATGAGGGACATGAAGGGATAGCTAGCTGGAATCAAACCGATAATATTGGCAAAAAATCACAATTTGAAGTAGTTAATGCCAAAAAAGAAAGCAATAATACATGGATTGTTAATCTAAAAGTGACAGGAAATGGTTTTAATGGGGTGAGTCCATTTAAGATGGTAGTTAAAGATAATTTGTTGCAAAGTGTTCAAATTTTACCAGATTAA
- a CDS encoding TetR/AcrR family transcriptional regulator produces MKIDVNQHLTLGAKRTLKAFRIAMFEALGENEFDKITVNDICQKSEYPRATFYNYFDDKLDLLQYLWSYIGHDIFQKLPDITRNEDGLIETFNLLLDFFHNNNPLLENLKKSNGVDSHLWHNTAGYLKREANEIIVEHCLPSTSKRVPAKLLARFYSDLIVGMLEWCLFEQPNVDKETADKYLTTLLHGGL; encoded by the coding sequence ATGAAGATTGATGTGAATCAACACTTAACACTTGGTGCTAAGCGGACACTTAAAGCCTTTCGAATTGCCATGTTCGAAGCATTAGGAGAAAATGAATTCGATAAGATTACCGTCAACGATATTTGCCAAAAAAGTGAGTACCCTCGGGCTACATTTTATAATTACTTTGATGACAAGTTGGACCTGTTGCAATATCTTTGGTCATACATTGGTCATGATATTTTTCAAAAACTACCTGATATTACCCGTAATGAAGACGGTTTAATTGAAACTTTCAATCTCCTACTCGATTTTTTCCACAACAATAATCCCTTATTGGAAAATTTGAAAAAGAGTAATGGTGTCGATTCCCACTTGTGGCACAACACGGCTGGTTATTTGAAACGTGAAGCTAATGAAATTATCGTTGAACATTGTTTACCTAGCACTTCAAAACGAGTTCCGGCTAAACTATTAGCTCGTTTTTATAGCGATTTGATTGTGGGAATGCTAGAATGGTGTCTTTTTGAACAACCAAATGTGGATAAAGAAACCGCCGATAAATATTTGACTACTTTGTTGCATGGTGGATTGTAA
- the ptsP gene encoding phosphoenolpyruvate--protein phosphotransferase yields the protein MVKTIKGIAASDGIATAEAYLLVQPDLSFTKKSISDADAEVSRLKDAISTSDDELTKIRDIAKESLGEEEAQVFDAHKMILADPEFTGAVEQEVKDNSVNAEQALHDVSENFISIFEGMTDNPYMQERAADVRDVTKRVMAHLLGVSLPNPALIDHDVVIVAHDLTPSDTAQLNSYVKGFVTDIGGRTAHSAIMARSLELPAVVGTDTITTDVKEGDTVIVDGLNGAAIVDPSDSDIKHYQELAKNFADEKAEWEKLKDEPSVTADGKHFDIAANIGTPDDLQGVIDNGAEGIGLYRTEFLYMQSESLPTEEDQFKAYKKVLEGMNGKPVVVRTMDIGGDKHLPYLPLPEEMNPFLGYRAIRISLDRQEIFRTQLRALLRASAFGKLRIMFPMIGTLQEFRDAKKVFEEEKAKLVKDGVEVSDSIQLGMMMEVPAAAVLADQFAKEVDFFSIGTNDLIQYTMAADRGNEHVSYLYQPYNPSILRLIKHVIESAHKEGKWAGMCGEAAGDNTMLPLLLSMGLDEYSMSATSVLRVRSLMKKLSTKDLATLADRAVNESITNEDNKKLVEEYLNK from the coding sequence ATGGTTAAGACTATTAAGGGAATTGCAGCCAGTGATGGTATCGCTACTGCTGAAGCATACCTTTTAGTTCAACCAGATTTGTCTTTCACAAAGAAGAGTATTTCAGATGCTGATGCCGAAGTTAGTCGTCTTAAAGATGCTATTTCTACATCAGATGACGAATTAACAAAGATCAGAGATATCGCTAAAGAGTCTCTAGGTGAAGAAGAAGCTCAAGTTTTTGATGCTCACAAGATGATTTTGGCTGATCCAGAATTTACGGGTGCAGTTGAACAAGAAGTTAAAGATAATAGTGTTAATGCAGAACAAGCATTGCACGATGTATCAGAAAACTTCATTTCTATTTTTGAGGGAATGACAGACAATCCTTATATGCAAGAAAGAGCCGCTGATGTACGTGATGTTACAAAGCGTGTTATGGCTCACTTGCTAGGTGTTTCACTTCCAAACCCAGCATTGATCGACCATGATGTCGTTATTGTTGCGCACGATTTGACACCAAGTGACACAGCTCAATTGAACAGCTATGTTAAGGGATTTGTTACTGATATCGGTGGTCGTACAGCCCACTCAGCTATTATGGCACGTTCACTAGAACTACCAGCTGTTGTTGGTACTGATACAATTACTACTGATGTTAAAGAAGGAGACACAGTTATCGTTGATGGTTTGAACGGTGCTGCTATCGTTGATCCTTCAGATAGTGACATCAAACACTATCAAGAATTAGCTAAGAATTTTGCTGACGAAAAAGCAGAATGGGAAAAATTAAAGGACGAACCTTCAGTTACTGCTGATGGCAAGCACTTTGATATTGCAGCTAATATCGGTACACCTGATGATCTCCAAGGTGTTATTGACAATGGTGCCGAAGGTATCGGTTTGTATCGTACAGAATTCTTGTACATGCAATCAGAAAGTCTTCCAACTGAAGAAGATCAATTCAAGGCCTACAAGAAGGTTCTTGAAGGTATGAATGGTAAGCCAGTCGTTGTCCGTACTATGGATATCGGTGGTGACAAACACCTTCCTTACTTACCACTACCTGAAGAAATGAACCCATTCTTAGGTTACCGTGCTATCCGTATCAGTTTGGATAGACAAGAAATCTTTAGAACTCAACTAAGAGCTTTGCTACGTGCATCTGCTTTTGGTAAGTTACGTATCATGTTCCCAATGATTGGTACTTTGCAAGAATTTAGAGATGCTAAGAAGGTCTTTGAAGAAGAAAAGGCTAAGTTAGTTAAAGATGGCGTTGAAGTTTCAGACAGCATTCAATTAGGAATGATGATGGAAGTTCCAGCCGCTGCCGTTCTTGCAGACCAATTTGCTAAAGAAGTTGACTTCTTCAGTATTGGTACAAACGACTTGATTCAATATACTATGGCTGCTGATCGTGGTAATGAACATGTTTCATACCTTTACCAACCATATAACCCTTCAATCTTGAGATTGATCAAACACGTTATTGAATCAGCTCATAAAGAAGGCAAATGGGCCGGCATGTGTGGTGAAGCCGCTGGTGACAACACAATGCTTCCATTGCTATTGAGCATGGGTCTAGATGAATACTCAATGAGTGCTACATCAGTTCTTCGTGTAAGAAGCTTGATGAAGAAGTTGAGTACTAAGGATCTTGCTACATTGGCTGATCGTGCTGTTAACGAATCAATCACTAATGAAGATAACAAGAAACTTGTTGAAGAATACTTGAACAAGTAA
- a CDS encoding ABC transporter permease, which yields MNVYFMLIKQNIKAQFEYNISTYLLIVGQFIAQLTFVLGFFLLFKILGSINGYVFSQALLVYALVNISYTCAEIFGKGVNSLAELIRRGSLDIYLMRPQPLLLQIMVSGVEISRVGRLITSIGLLIMAIVRSSIQWNIFKLIALVTIPLGGIILFLGLYILFGALTFYSVNSINISILLMGSGSDCLHYPVDVMNKAVRAVLTYVFPFALINYYPFLYIFDKVNGVELVFVPLISIVFLAVILKFWKFCSRYYSSTGS from the coding sequence TTGAACGTTTATTTTATGTTGATCAAACAAAATATCAAAGCGCAATTTGAATACAATATTTCAACTTATTTACTGATTGTAGGCCAGTTTATTGCTCAATTGACTTTTGTTTTAGGGTTCTTTTTACTCTTTAAGATACTTGGCTCTATTAATGGTTATGTATTTTCACAAGCATTGTTGGTTTATGCATTGGTCAACATTTCTTATACTTGTGCAGAAATTTTTGGTAAAGGTGTTAACAGCCTTGCCGAATTGATCAGGCGTGGTAGTTTGGACATTTACTTAATGCGTCCGCAACCGTTATTATTGCAAATAATGGTAAGTGGCGTTGAAATATCTCGAGTTGGTCGATTGATTACATCGATTGGATTGCTGATAATGGCGATAGTTAGAAGTTCAATTCAGTGGAATATTTTTAAATTAATTGCTTTAGTCACAATACCCCTTGGAGGCATTATTTTATTTCTGGGATTGTATATTCTTTTTGGAGCATTGACCTTTTATTCTGTGAATTCAATCAATATTTCTATTTTATTAATGGGTAGTGGATCAGATTGCTTACATTATCCAGTAGATGTAATGAACAAGGCGGTGCGGGCCGTGTTGACGTATGTTTTTCCATTCGCTTTAATTAATTATTATCCATTTTTGTATATTTTTGACAAAGTGAACGGAGTAGAATTAGTTTTTGTTCCGTTAATATCGATTGTATTTTTAGCAGTTATTTTAAAGTTTTGGAAATTTTGTTCTAGGTATTATTCATCGACAGGGTCGTAG
- a CDS encoding phosphocarrier protein HPr — protein MEKKEFHIIAETGIHARPATMLVQTASKFSSDINIEFSGKSVNLKSIMGVMSLGVGQGADVTITADGDDAADAVAAIADTMTKEGLAE, from the coding sequence ATGGAAAAGAAAGAATTTCACATTATTGCAGAAACAGGAATCCACGCACGTCCAGCTACTATGTTGGTACAAACAGCAAGTAAATTTAGCTCAGATATTAACATTGAATTCTCTGGTAAATCAGTAAACTTGAAGTCAATCATGGGTGTTATGTCACTTGGTGTTGGCCAAGGTGCTGACGTTACAATCACAGCTGATGGTGACGACGCTGCTGATGCAGTTGCAGCTATTGCTGATACTATGACAAAAGAAGGTTTGGCAGAATAA
- a CDS encoding ABC transporter ATP-binding protein, with amino-acid sequence MDILFSNISKEYRVKKQQASLFQDLFNRKYSEKVALKDVSFQVNKGEVVGYIGPNGAGKSTTIKIMTGILKPTQGTCRILGVDPMENRMQFVKRVGVVFGNRSNLMWDLPVIDSFNMMQKIYKIPRVDFLDNLHELVTLMNVKNFLSTPVRQLSLGQQMRCEIIVALLHSPEILFLDEPTLGLDARSKIAVHQFIKKINEEKNLTVVLTTHDMGDIEALTSRAIIIGKGSKLFDGDFSSIKDKYQQYKKVRIEINQLNQIDEVVSQIKNDFNCELMTISANEIVVGIKNDFERLIQFIVNTETIDNYQVQSLNIEEIIARYYSELDI; translated from the coding sequence TTGGACATTTTGTTTTCGAACATTTCTAAAGAGTATCGAGTAAAAAAGCAACAAGCTAGTCTTTTTCAAGATTTGTTTAATCGTAAGTATAGTGAAAAAGTGGCTTTGAAGGATGTCAGTTTTCAAGTTAACAAAGGTGAAGTGGTAGGATATATCGGACCAAATGGTGCTGGTAAGTCAACAACGATAAAAATCATGACGGGTATTTTAAAACCAACTCAGGGGACTTGTCGTATTTTGGGTGTTGATCCGATGGAAAATCGCATGCAATTTGTCAAAAGAGTTGGAGTTGTTTTTGGCAATCGTTCCAACCTAATGTGGGATTTACCAGTAATTGATTCTTTTAATATGATGCAAAAGATTTACAAGATTCCACGAGTGGATTTTTTAGATAACCTTCATGAATTAGTGACTTTAATGAATGTTAAGAATTTCTTGAGTACGCCAGTAAGACAACTTAGCTTGGGGCAACAAATGCGATGCGAAATTATCGTGGCACTGTTACATTCCCCTGAGATTTTATTTTTGGATGAGCCAACCTTAGGTTTAGATGCTCGCTCTAAAATTGCCGTCCATCAATTTATTAAGAAAATAAATGAAGAAAAAAATTTAACGGTTGTTTTAACTACTCATGACATGGGTGATATTGAGGCACTAACTAGTCGGGCCATTATTATTGGTAAAGGTAGTAAATTGTTTGACGGTGATTTTAGTAGCATCAAAGATAAATATCAGCAATATAAAAAAGTCAGAATTGAAATTAACCAATTAAATCAAATTGATGAAGTGGTATCTCAAATTAAAAACGATTTTAATTGCGAGTTAATGACCATAAGTGCTAATGAAATAGTCGTTGGTATTAAAAATGATTTTGAACGGTTAATTCAATTTATTGTTAATACTGAGACAATTGATAACTATCAAGTTCAATCGCTCAATATTGAGGAAATTATTGCTCGTTACTATTCCGAATTAGACATCTAA
- a CDS encoding SLAP domain-containing protein gives MKKSTSLLFSGLLVSGMVLGATVTSTTVHADNTATTQATANVTNNVAYYDQDGNFILNKDEQGTEGSPITFAPDGYAIPTNNKAVFGGSAATVRVTVNKMISVKVNYVDQNGKLVNSEVVNGGVGNTAKLTDLPAGCNWVNDAEQTITLVQGKEYNVPVNKKVFNTVIFKTSDNTEVGRTEIFSDKVGDAYNLTSSQIPAGYKADTTSLTLQTDNNTQFVTVTKDADAATGTVTVNDQPAQLYTIYGNTITGRTLKANSPWKIFDTKVIKGKTYYKVATNEWVEASAVTVNNDTTNTVTPFTNTVKTGSTLSRLYNKEGKELSGRALGPNTSWKTANKMILNGKTYYQVATDEWVDASTVTVNGETPAEPSNNVVTINSQIASLYTKDGKVVTGRALRPGTQWKTANKMTLNGETYYQVATTEWVKASSLA, from the coding sequence TTGAAGAAAAGTACATCATTATTATTCAGTGGACTTCTAGTTTCAGGTATGGTCCTAGGTGCAACTGTTACATCAACAACAGTTCACGCTGACAATACTGCTACTACTCAAGCCACAGCTAATGTAACAAACAACGTTGCTTATTATGATCAAGATGGTAATTTTATCCTTAATAAGGATGAACAAGGCACTGAAGGTTCACCAATAACCTTTGCCCCAGACGGATATGCCATTCCAACTAACAATAAGGCAGTTTTTGGTGGCAGTGCTGCTACGGTTAGAGTAACTGTAAACAAAATGATTTCTGTTAAGGTCAACTATGTTGATCAAAACGGCAAGCTTGTTAACTCTGAAGTTGTTAATGGTGGTGTTGGTAACACTGCTAAGTTGACTGATTTACCAGCCGGCTGCAACTGGGTCAACGATGCTGAACAAACAATCACTTTAGTTCAAGGTAAGGAGTACAACGTACCTGTTAATAAAAAAGTTTTCAATACGGTTATTTTTAAGACTTCGGATAATACTGAAGTAGGTCGTACTGAGATCTTTAGTGATAAAGTTGGCGATGCCTATAATTTAACATCAAGTCAAATTCCTGCTGGTTACAAAGCTGACACGACAAGTTTGACACTACAAACAGATAACAATACTCAATTCGTAACTGTTACAAAAGATGCTGACGCTGCTACTGGTACGGTCACTGTTAATGATCAACCAGCTCAACTTTATACAATTTATGGTAATACAATTACTGGTCGTACTTTGAAGGCTAATTCACCTTGGAAGATTTTTGATACTAAGGTTATCAAAGGTAAGACATACTACAAAGTTGCTACAAATGAATGGGTTGAAGCTAGTGCAGTCACTGTCAACAATGACACCACTAACACGGTGACACCATTCACAAATACTGTAAAAACTGGTAGCACTCTTTCAAGATTGTATAATAAAGAAGGTAAGGAGCTAAGTGGTCGTGCTTTAGGTCCAAATACATCTTGGAAGACAGCTAACAAGATGATTTTGAATGGTAAAACATATTATCAAGTAGCTACAGATGAATGGGTTGATGCAAGTACTGTAACAGTTAATGGTGAAACACCAGCAGAACCTTCAAATAACGTGGTAACTATCAATTCACAAATTGCCAGTCTTTATACAAAAGATGGTAAAGTTGTAACTGGTCGTGCTTTAAGACCGGGAACACAATGGAAGACAGCTAATAAGATGACTCTAAATGGAGAAACATACTATCAAGTTGCTACAACAGAATGGGTTAAAGCAAGTAGTTTAGCTTAG
- a CDS encoding ATP-dependent Clp protease ATP-binding subunit: MLCQNCHKNEATIHLYTSVNGQRTEINLCQDCYQKLRNQANEGMNNMAQNPNGGFSSFEDLFNALNGGQQPNAFEQQGPQTQTGNGNGNGRRPRGNGVLDQYGVDLTALAKKGQIDPVIGRDKEISRVIEILNRRTKNNPVLIGEAGVGKTAVVEGLAQKIVDGDVPEKLQHKRVIRLDVVSLVQGTGVRGQFEQRMQQLINELQKQKDIILFIDEIHEIVGAGNAEGGMDAGNVLKPALARGELQLVGATTLNEYRTIEKDSALERRLQPVQVNEPTVKETVQILKGLQPKYEDYHHVKYSNEAITAAAELSARYIQDRFLPDKAIDLIDEAGSKKNLQINHVDMEDLDNKISDAEVQKQAALRNEDYEKAAYYRDQVTKFQNMKNDNKDEPAGQNIVTDKEIEKIIEEKTNIPVGELQSNEQAQLKNLESDLKGHIIGQDKAVGDVARAIRRNRVGFNKSGRPIGSFLFVGPTGVGKTELAKQLALELFGSEDSMIRFDMSEYMEKHSVSKLIGSPPGYVGYEEAGQLTEKVRRNPYSLILLDEIEKAHPDVMHMFLQILDDGRLTDSQGRTVSFKDTIIIMTSNAGQGMQEANVGFGAEANGTTNSIMNRLSEFFKPEFLNRFDGIVEFNSLTKDNLLHIVDLMLADTNKMIADQGLSIHVTKDAKDKLVDLGHNPKMGARPLRRVIEEQIEDKVADYFLDHPKDKQLEAHLDKDEIKISKYSAPDTEQ, translated from the coding sequence ATGTTATGTCAAAATTGTCATAAAAATGAAGCAACAATTCATCTTTATACAAGTGTTAATGGTCAAAGGACGGAAATCAATCTCTGCCAAGACTGTTATCAAAAGTTAAGAAATCAAGCTAACGAAGGTATGAATAATATGGCACAAAATCCAAACGGTGGATTTTCTAGTTTTGAAGACTTGTTCAACGCTTTGAATGGCGGACAACAACCTAATGCTTTCGAGCAACAAGGTCCCCAAACTCAAACAGGTAACGGCAATGGTAATGGCCGCAGACCTCGAGGTAACGGAGTCTTAGATCAATACGGTGTCGATCTAACAGCCCTTGCTAAAAAAGGACAAATCGACCCAGTAATTGGTCGTGACAAAGAAATCAGTCGTGTAATTGAAATATTAAATAGAAGAACTAAAAATAACCCTGTATTAATTGGTGAAGCAGGTGTTGGTAAAACAGCCGTTGTCGAAGGTCTTGCTCAAAAGATCGTCGATGGTGATGTACCTGAAAAGTTACAACACAAACGTGTAATTCGTCTTGATGTTGTTTCACTTGTTCAAGGTACCGGCGTTCGTGGTCAATTTGAACAAAGAATGCAACAATTGATCAACGAACTTCAAAAACAAAAAGATATTATCCTATTTATAGATGAAATCCATGAAATTGTTGGTGCTGGTAACGCTGAAGGTGGTATGGACGCTGGGAACGTTTTGAAACCTGCCCTAGCCCGTGGCGAACTTCAACTTGTTGGTGCAACTACCTTAAATGAATATCGGACAATCGAAAAAGATTCAGCTTTGGAACGCCGTCTCCAACCGGTTCAAGTTAATGAACCTACAGTTAAGGAAACAGTCCAAATCTTGAAGGGTCTCCAACCTAAATATGAAGACTATCATCATGTAAAATATTCTAATGAAGCTATTACAGCTGCTGCTGAGTTATCAGCTCGTTACATTCAAGATAGATTCTTGCCTGATAAGGCTATCGATTTGATTGATGAAGCTGGTTCAAAGAAGAACTTGCAAATCAATCACGTCGATATGGAAGATTTAGATAACAAGATTTCTGACGCTGAAGTGCAAAAGCAAGCTGCCCTTCGTAATGAAGATTACGAAAAAGCTGCCTACTATCGTGATCAAGTTACTAAATTCCAAAATATGAAGAATGACAACAAAGATGAACCTGCTGGTCAAAATATTGTAACTGACAAGGAAATCGAAAAGATTATTGAAGAAAAGACTAATATTCCAGTTGGTGAACTTCAATCAAATGAACAAGCTCAATTGAAGAACTTGGAATCAGATTTGAAAGGTCACATTATTGGTCAAGACAAGGCTGTCGGTGATGTAGCTCGTGCTATTCGTCGTAACCGTGTTGGTTTCAATAAGTCTGGTCGTCCAATCGGTTCCTTCCTATTCGTAGGACCTACTGGTGTTGGTAAGACTGAACTTGCTAAACAACTTGCCCTAGAACTATTTGGTTCTGAGGATTCAATGATTCGTTTTGACATGTCTGAATACATGGAGAAACATTCAGTTTCTAAGTTGATTGGTTCGCCTCCAGGGTATGTTGGTTACGAAGAAGCTGGTCAATTGACTGAAAAAGTTCGTCGTAATCCATACAGTTTGATTTTGCTAGATGAAATTGAAAAGGCTCACCCAGATGTTATGCATATGTTCTTGCAAATTCTCGATGATGGCCGTTTAACGGATTCTCAAGGTAGAACTGTCAGTTTCAAGGATACTATCATTATTATGACTTCTAACGCCGGACAAGGTATGCAAGAAGCTAACGTTGGTTTCGGTGCTGAAGCAAATGGTACGACAAACTCAATTATGAATCGTTTGTCAGAATTCTTTAAACCTGAATTCTTGAACCGTTTCGATGGTATCGTTGAATTCAATTCTCTAACCAAAGACAACCTATTACATATCGTTGATCTAATGTTGGCAGATACTAACAAGATGATTGCCGATCAAGGTCTAAGCATTCATGTAACTAAGGATGCCAAAGATAAATTAGTTGATTTGGGCCACAACCCTAAGATGGGTGCTCGTCCACTCCGTCGTGTGATTGAAGAACAAATCGAAGATAAAGTTGCTGACTACTTCTTGGATCATCCAAAAGACAAGCAACTCGAAGCACATCTCGATAAAGATGAAATTAAAATTTCTAAGTATAGTGCACCTGATACTGAACAATAA
- a CDS encoding ABC transporter permease, translating to MYKSVFSYRIKQLWQYKFALISSLPLYLIRGFLTISILMAFNKLTSSSGQVRGLVNYVWIQTCFAPFVSAWVIDSDLNNVIKTGDIAYEYMKPVDLYWSWFMRLISQRLFTGMVSSIPILLLVSFFPKPYALTVQISDGKIILFVVAIGLALILNTVLSLLVYISIFHTFSITGSLLIFGSIMEFLGGLVIPFSLFPENMKNVLNLLPFKYGIAYPIQLFNGKTISAENLTGIIFQLFWIAVVILLGREWLKRDIKHIVVQGG from the coding sequence ATGTATAAGAGTGTTTTTAGTTATCGAATTAAGCAATTATGGCAGTATAAATTTGCGCTAATTTCCTCGTTACCACTGTACTTGATTAGAGGATTTCTGACCATTTCAATTTTGATGGCTTTCAATAAATTAACATCTTCATCAGGTCAAGTTCGTGGACTAGTTAATTATGTTTGGATACAAACTTGCTTTGCACCTTTTGTATCAGCGTGGGTTATTGACAGTGATTTGAATAACGTTATTAAAACTGGCGATATTGCTTATGAATATATGAAACCGGTAGATTTATATTGGTCGTGGTTTATGCGGTTGATTTCGCAACGCCTCTTCACAGGAATGGTATCTAGTATTCCTATTTTATTGTTGGTTAGTTTTTTTCCAAAGCCTTATGCACTGACAGTACAGATATCGGATGGAAAAATCATCTTGTTTGTTGTGGCTATAGGTTTGGCATTAATTTTGAATACTGTTTTATCGCTACTTGTTTACATTTCAATTTTTCATACTTTTTCAATCACAGGATCGTTGCTTATTTTTGGTTCTATTATGGAATTCTTAGGTGGACTAGTTATTCCATTTTCTTTGTTTCCCGAGAATATGAAAAATGTGTTAAATTTATTGCCATTTAAATATGGCATTGCCTACCCCATACAATTATTTAATGGGAAGACAATTTCTGCTGAGAATTTAACGGGTATTATATTTCAATTATTTTGGATAGCCGTCGTGATACTACTAGGCCGGGAATGGCTGAAAAGGGATATCAAACATATTGTTGTGCAAGGGGGATAA